A single window of Acidimicrobiia bacterium DNA harbors:
- a CDS encoding DUF3090 family protein, protein MTSSFEFIHPDAFTVGALGRPGERVFYIQVVVDQGVYNFKLEKIQVRSMAEYFSFMLEEAEFPVNYAHPAPELVEPVDPEWTVTAASIGIDLENELFTLVLHSGDVSVLAEDTEEAFRAFEAQVETDPQARIQISFAQAASFIHRNETLAAQGRPVCIFCGLPINVDGHFCPREN, encoded by the coding sequence ATGACTAGCTCATTCGAGTTCATCCATCCCGACGCTTTCACCGTGGGTGCACTGGGGCGTCCAGGCGAACGAGTGTTTTACATTCAGGTTGTAGTTGACCAGGGTGTTTACAACTTCAAGCTAGAAAAGATTCAGGTTCGTTCGATGGCCGAATATTTCTCTTTCATGCTTGAAGAAGCCGAATTTCCCGTTAACTACGCTCATCCAGCCCCCGAGTTGGTAGAGCCTGTCGACCCGGAATGGACGGTGACCGCCGCTTCAATTGGCATCGACCTTGAGAACGAGTTGTTCACATTGGTGCTTCACTCTGGTGACGTATCAGTTTTAGCCGAAGATACTGAAGAGGCATTCCGAGCCTTCGAAGCACAAGTAGAAACCGACCCTCAGGCTCGAATCCAAATTTCCTTTGCCCAGGCTGCCAGTTTCATCCATCGCAATGAGACCCTCGCGGCACAAGGTCGACCCGTTTGCATCTTTTGTGGTCTACCCATAAACGTCGACGGGCACTTCTGCCCCCGAGAAAACTAG